The Candidatus Kapaibacterium sp. genome has a segment encoding these proteins:
- a CDS encoding glycine C-acetyltransferase — protein sequence MYGQMKEFLNQELQSLREQKLYKSERIIESPQAAEIVVGGKKVLNFCANNYLGLSSHPELIKAAHEMIDYRGYGLSSVRFICGTQDIHKELEQKVSEFLGTEDTILFCAAFDANGAVFEPLFGPDDAIITDALNHASIIDGIRLSKAKRWVYKHSDMRNIEELDPATGKDLKGLERCLIEANEQGCRFKVIATDGVFSMDGDIARLDEICDLAEKYDALVMVDECHASGFMGKTGRGTHEHKNVMGRIDIITTTFGKALGGASGGCISGKKEIIEWMRNKARPYLFSNTLAPAIVGATLKCLEILTASTELRDKLERNTTRFRKEMTEAGFDIIPGVHPITPIMFGKYENCSALAVEFANRMLEEGIYVIAFSFPVVPRGKDRIRVQLSAAHDEQHLDKAIAAFIKVGKELKMI from the coding sequence ATGTATGGTCAAATGAAAGAATTTTTAAATCAAGAATTGCAATCACTTAGAGAACAAAAACTTTACAAAAGCGAAAGAATTATCGAGAGTCCTCAAGCAGCCGAAATCGTTGTCGGTGGCAAGAAAGTACTTAATTTTTGTGCGAACAATTACCTTGGATTGTCATCTCATCCCGAATTGATAAAAGCGGCTCACGAAATGATAGACTATCGCGGTTACGGATTATCATCAGTTAGATTTATCTGCGGTACCCAAGATATTCACAAAGAATTAGAGCAGAAAGTTTCCGAGTTTCTCGGTACAGAAGACACAATCTTATTTTGTGCTGCTTTCGATGCAAATGGTGCTGTGTTCGAGCCGCTATTCGGACCTGATGACGCAATCATTACCGATGCACTCAATCATGCTTCAATTATTGACGGAATCAGACTTTCCAAGGCTAAAAGATGGGTTTATAAGCATAGCGACATGAGAAATATTGAGGAACTCGACCCGGCAACAGGAAAAGATTTGAAAGGTTTGGAAAGATGTTTGATTGAAGCTAACGAACAAGGTTGCAGATTCAAAGTTATCGCAACAGACGGCGTATTTTCGATGGATGGCGATATAGCTCGTTTGGATGAAATTTGCGATTTAGCTGAAAAATATGATGCACTTGTTATGGTAGATGAATGTCATGCTTCTGGTTTTATGGGCAAAACAGGACGCGGAACTCACGAGCATAAGAATGTAATGGGTAGAATAGACATCATCACAACCACATTTGGCAAAGCACTCGGTGGCGCCTCCGGCGGTTGTATTTCCGGCAAAAAGGAAATTATCGAATGGATGAGAAACAAGGCTCGCCCCTATTTGTTCAGCAATACATTAGCTCCGGCAATTGTAGGAGCAACATTGAAATGTCTGGAAATATTGACTGCAAGCACAGAATTACGCGACAAATTGGAAAGAAACACTACGAGATTCCGCAAGGAAATGACCGAAGCAGGATTTGATATTATTCCCGGCGTCCATCCTATTACACCGATAATGTTCGGCAAATACGAAAATTGTTCAGCATTGGCAGTTGAATTTGCGAATCGCATGCTCGAAGAAGGAATTTACGTAATCGCATTCTCCTTCCCAGTGGTTCCTCGCGGCAAAGACAGAATCCGTGTTCAACTTTCAGCCGCACATGACGAGCAACATTTAGATAAAGCAATTGCAGCCTTCATCAAAGTTGGCAAAGAATTGAAGATGATATAA
- a CDS encoding SAM-dependent chlorinase/fluorinase, giving the protein MMKYILLVLIAILFSACGEENVTNNYIGYDRTFVLITDYDRSSELVMSLSGIVNKEFPNVKFEYIQTRNFDVAQAAYVLEQAKKNYPINTVFLSTVDDGDSDRNIIFKVGEQAFILPDNGLASRILAKYTHGEIRYIDNMLLFDGKHKSIDDVTFFEIYNSSLRTILSNAPLDKFGSVCTEPSLRPVYEAYLNGGNVIGQSLYIDNIGNVETNISSELLAGIELGSILKVQAGGSTFFARWSTTFSSVPVGANVALLDADNKLILAVNFGNMSEKYNLNAGDTIQISAANIKVGFLRYNMSEISGNIVQGTKNSMQEFGLISGKNVEYIEKNANGDASRLPMLCKELVDLNCDIIIPVSTSASKAAVDYTPANIPVVYTYVTSPEFAGILNARENVTGLSDATNFDDYLKFVKELFPNLTKAGRMYNPNEANSQYAQQKLTSLSVLYGLEFTSEIIEDISQITPALSVLEKLQINTILIAADNTINLGMKDLSQNAIVKNMYVVGDSRENVEDGALGGVSVDYAQLAMETGISAISVLLGIKADDIAVKYLPTTQIYLNKKTAQALNFTFSDDLLNKASYIVE; this is encoded by the coding sequence ATGATGAAGTATATTCTTTTGGTGCTGATTGCAATTTTGTTTAGTGCTTGTGGCGAAGAAAACGTTACAAATAATTATATCGGATACGACCGCACTTTTGTTTTGATTACCGATTACGACAGAAGTAGCGAATTAGTCATGAGCTTGTCCGGAATCGTAAATAAAGAATTTCCCAATGTCAAGTTCGAATATATTCAAACCAGAAATTTTGACGTAGCCCAAGCTGCATACGTTTTGGAACAAGCAAAAAAGAATTATCCTATCAATACAGTATTTTTGTCAACTGTTGACGATGGTGATTCTGACAGAAATATCATTTTCAAAGTCGGCGAACAAGCCTTTATTTTGCCGGATAATGGATTAGCATCGAGGATTTTGGCAAAATATACTCATGGCGAAATCAGATATATTGACAATATGCTTCTATTCGATGGCAAACACAAGAGCATTGATGATGTCACCTTCTTTGAAATTTACAATTCATCGCTGAGAACTATACTTTCCAACGCTCCTCTTGACAAATTCGGCTCAGTTTGTACCGAACCAAGTCTTAGACCGGTTTATGAGGCTTACCTCAATGGAGGCAATGTAATAGGGCAGAGTCTGTATATTGACAATATCGGCAACGTGGAAACTAATATTTCAAGTGAGTTATTGGCGGGTATTGAACTTGGTTCGATTTTGAAAGTTCAAGCAGGTGGCAGTACATTTTTCGCACGATGGTCAACTACTTTTTCGAGTGTTCCTGTTGGGGCGAATGTTGCATTGCTTGATGCCGACAATAAATTAATCCTTGCTGTGAATTTTGGAAATATGTCTGAGAAATATAATTTGAATGCCGGAGATACAATACAAATCTCAGCTGCGAATATTAAAGTTGGATTTTTGAGATACAATATGTCCGAAATTTCAGGTAATATAGTTCAAGGAACTAAAAATAGTATGCAAGAGTTCGGATTGATTAGCGGCAAAAATGTCGAATATATTGAGAAAAATGCAAATGGAGATGCTTCGAGATTGCCAATGTTATGTAAAGAATTGGTTGATTTGAATTGCGATATTATCATTCCTGTTTCCACATCTGCCTCAAAAGCGGCTGTTGATTACACTCCTGCAAATATTCCTGTTGTCTATACTTATGTAACGTCGCCCGAGTTTGCCGGAATACTTAATGCGCGTGAGAATGTAACCGGATTGTCGGATGCAACCAATTTTGATGATTACTTGAAATTTGTAAAAGAATTATTCCCCAATTTGACCAAAGCTGGCAGAATGTATAATCCGAACGAAGCAAATTCGCAATATGCACAACAAAAACTTACTTCATTATCTGTACTATACGGATTGGAATTTACAAGTGAAATTATAGAAGATATTAGTCAAATCACTCCGGCTTTGTCAGTTTTAGAAAAGCTACAAATCAATACAATCTTAATCGCCGCCGACAATACAATAAATTTGGGGATGAAGGATTTATCCCAGAATGCAATTGTGAAAAATATGTATGTAGTTGGCGATTCACGAGAAAACGTTGAAGATGGAGCTCTCGGTGGCGTTTCGGTCGATTACGCTCAAT
- the serC gene encoding 3-phosphoserine/phosphohydroxythreonine transaminase: MSSHNFFAGPAVLPEVVVKETAAACLDFTGKGIGIMEISHRSKEFDAVIKSAQTDCLKILGLDAADYAVLFLGGGASTQFMMIPQNFLKTKADYVLTGVWAEKAAKEAKLFGEVNIAATSKEANHNYIPKSWNFLPDSDYVHITTNNTIFGTEWKIDPDTANVPLVADMSSDFLAMRRDFSKYSLIYAGAQKNIGPSGVTLVVIKKEWLEKAGKSGMPTMLNYNTHVKEESLFNTPPTLPIFAVGRTFKWIESMGGLEAIEAHNIKKANTIYNVIDAHTDFYKGAVADAYDRSLMNITWNLPTPELEDKFINEAKQQNMLGLKGHRSVGGIRASVYNACPMASVETLAKFMEDFYKNNK, from the coding sequence ATGTCGAGTCATAATTTTTTTGCGGGTCCGGCAGTACTTCCGGAAGTAGTAGTAAAAGAAACAGCCGCTGCTTGTCTTGATTTCACAGGCAAGGGCATTGGCATAATGGAAATCAGCCACCGCTCAAAAGAGTTTGATGCTGTGATTAAGTCAGCTCAAACTGATTGTTTGAAAATATTAGGTTTAGATGCTGCTGATTACGCTGTACTCTTCCTTGGTGGCGGAGCAAGCACACAATTCATGATGATACCACAGAATTTTTTGAAAACTAAAGCTGATTATGTACTTACAGGAGTTTGGGCTGAAAAAGCTGCCAAAGAAGCAAAGCTTTTCGGTGAAGTCAATATAGCAGCGACTTCTAAAGAAGCTAATCACAATTATATCCCAAAGTCTTGGAATTTTCTACCTGATTCGGATTATGTGCATATCACAACAAACAATACAATTTTTGGTACAGAATGGAAAATTGACCCTGACACTGCAAATGTGCCACTCGTAGCCGATATGTCCTCTGATTTTTTGGCAATGCGTCGCGATTTCTCCAAGTATAGCTTGATTTATGCAGGTGCTCAAAAGAATATTGGTCCATCAGGCGTTACATTAGTTGTAATAAAGAAAGAATGGCTCGAAAAAGCCGGAAAATCGGGCATGCCAACTATGTTGAATTACAACACTCACGTAAAAGAAGAATCATTGTTCAACACTCCACCAACGCTACCGATTTTTGCAGTTGGACGCACATTCAAATGGATTGAAAGCATGGGTGGATTGGAAGCAATCGAAGCTCATAATATCAAAAAAGCAAATACAATTTACAATGTGATTGATGCTCATACTGATTTTTACAAGGGCGCAGTTGCTGATGCTTATGACAGGTCTTTGATGAACATTACTTGGAATTTGCCCACTCCGGAATTGGAAGACAAATTCATCAACGAAGCTAAACAACAGAATATGCTTGGTTTGAAGGGACATCGCTCAGTAGGAGGCATTCGTGCTTCTGTATATAATGCTTGTCCTATGGCATCTGTAGAAACTCTTGCTAAATTCATGGAAGATTTCTACAAGAACAACAAATAG
- a CDS encoding tetratricopeptide repeat protein: MKKNPKSKTKKKAEIRNQYDFSTLIGFIVLIVLPLAIFWYSTDLGLSGFDDDVILENAKQINGIGNYEEAFKRDAFLKYGSGDFYRPLQSLSYLLDSTIGNNSNFVYHLSNLIYHIIFCLVLFVLLLKLKIDRYIAFGFSLLYSIHPFFVHTVVWIPSRGDILLAIFAVVSLIFYINFLEKRNYVYLVLNVIAFLFAIFSKETALLSIGVFTAYYFIESKYDFKSFLKPRYLLGLAFWIAVVVFYIWFRTLMIGFNPGDSNFKISNFFLNISTIPEFFGKFLVPINLTPMADMTLPVTAIGVIGFVASFIMLILNKESDKKLYLMGLVWFLAFTLPPMLYRQSTDSFTFSYLEHRAYLPVVGLVMILASIIPMKEFYKNLKTIIPIFLLVVAGFAYYSNNHGKLYDNPISFYSYIIEKSDNILSAFNNRGNYLMRQGKHKEALLDYNMAIRQNPDAFNTLNNRANCYSILGMLDSSYKDYKRALELKPEAYQIRTNFAMLLQKNKRFEESLEHLNKVIEANPNYTQAYGARGLTYGKLKKSELAVKDFDKALEFYKHSAFTFFNRGVVKYDLNDFGGALADFNEALKLKEKYPEALYFRGVTLIKSAQNDKAMEDLNAALELREYYPEAYFNRGVLFGMYKDYSKAIDDFNLALQQHHDTTLTLRQRGKALYAYGNKNAACQDWVISMQRGDSISTDFYTRACQPKQISKK; this comes from the coding sequence ATGAAGAAGAATCCTAAATCAAAGACTAAGAAAAAGGCTGAAATTCGCAATCAATACGACTTCTCGACACTAATCGGGTTTATCGTACTTATTGTATTGCCATTAGCAATATTTTGGTACTCTACAGATTTAGGTCTATCAGGCTTTGATGATGATGTTATACTTGAGAATGCCAAGCAAATCAATGGCATTGGCAATTATGAGGAGGCATTCAAACGAGACGCCTTTTTGAAATATGGTTCCGGCGACTTCTACCGACCGCTCCAATCACTCAGTTATCTGTTGGATTCAACAATAGGCAATAATAGTAACTTTGTGTATCACCTCAGTAATCTCATTTATCATATCATATTTTGCCTTGTACTATTTGTATTATTGCTCAAACTCAAAATTGACCGTTACATTGCATTTGGCTTCAGTCTCCTTTATTCGATTCACCCATTCTTTGTCCATACAGTTGTGTGGATTCCGTCAAGAGGTGATATTTTGTTAGCAATTTTTGCGGTTGTTTCGCTGATATTCTATATCAACTTTCTCGAAAAGCGGAATTATGTGTATTTGGTGCTGAATGTAATAGCATTTTTGTTTGCAATTTTTTCCAAAGAGACTGCATTGCTTTCAATTGGAGTATTTACTGCATATTATTTTATTGAATCAAAATATGACTTCAAATCTTTTCTAAAGCCACGTTACTTGCTGGGATTGGCGTTTTGGATAGCAGTAGTTGTTTTCTACATCTGGTTTAGGACTTTGATGATAGGATTCAATCCGGGAGATTCAAATTTTAAAATATCAAACTTCTTTCTGAATATTTCGACTATTCCCGAGTTTTTCGGTAAGTTTTTAGTGCCTATTAATCTGACCCCAATGGCTGATATGACATTGCCAGTGACTGCAATCGGAGTCATCGGATTTGTAGCGTCATTTATAATGTTGATACTAAATAAGGAATCCGATAAAAAGTTATATTTGATGGGATTAGTGTGGTTTTTAGCATTCACATTGCCGCCTATGCTCTACCGCCAATCAACCGACTCATTCACATTTTCTTACCTCGAGCACCGTGCTTATTTGCCCGTTGTCGGACTTGTAATGATTTTAGCTTCTATCATTCCGATGAAAGAATTTTACAAAAATTTGAAAACGATAATACCAATTTTTTTGCTCGTAGTAGCCGGATTTGCATATTACTCAAATAATCATGGAAAACTCTACGATAATCCAATTTCATTTTATTCTTACATAATCGAAAAATCAGACAATATACTTTCAGCATTCAATAATCGTGGCAACTATTTGATGAGACAAGGAAAGCATAAAGAAGCATTGTTGGATTACAATATGGCTATTAGACAAAATCCTGATGCTTTTAACACATTGAATAATCGCGCAAACTGCTATTCAATTCTTGGAATGTTAGATTCATCATATAAAGATTATAAAAGAGCTTTGGAATTGAAACCCGAAGCCTACCAAATCAGGACAAATTTCGCCATGCTATTGCAAAAAAACAAAAGGTTTGAAGAATCGCTCGAACATCTCAATAAGGTTATCGAAGCGAATCCCAACTACACCCAAGCATACGGAGCAAGAGGATTGACTTACGGGAAACTAAAAAAATCTGAACTTGCTGTAAAAGATTTTGATAAAGCATTGGAATTTTACAAACACTCTGCTTTTACATTTTTCAATCGCGGTGTTGTAAAGTATGATTTGAATGATTTCGGAGGTGCATTGGCTGATTTTAACGAAGCTTTGAAATTAAAAGAAAAATATCCCGAAGCACTATATTTCCGCGGCGTGACGCTTATCAAATCTGCTCAAAATGACAAAGCAATGGAAGATTTGAATGCCGCTTTGGAACTACGTGAGTATTATCCTGAGGCATATTTCAATCGTGGAGTGCTTTTCGGCATGTATAAGGATTATAGCAAGGCTATCGATGATTTCAATTTGGCGCTCCAACAACATCATGACACCACTCTCACTCTTCGCCAAAGAGGAAAAGCACTATATGCCTACGGGAACAAAAATGCAGCTTGCCAGGATTGGGTAATTTCAATGCAAAGAGGCGATAGTATAAGTACAGATTTTTATACTCGAGCTTGTCAACCCAAGCAAATATCTAAAAAGTGA